The Myxococcota bacterium genome contains a region encoding:
- a CDS encoding response regulator, with protein MPPWILSIDDGLDLPASVSDRLREADCELRQTADPEEAMQWVHAERPAMVLLEIESSHYDGLDLMAGIREVDAGAIPVLVLTQLSRDSAEHGEAIALGCVDFLTKPAAASAVLSLVKDTLPELAIEAAGRSRRPEADLEGDLEDVPVPELLARLRRRTDTGVLGLRRGRRRVAVQVRRGVPIGLRMRARRNPTKPLFEAFGWEEGEYHFYRGRGLEPRTLRKFDVDPVALLADGVLDAAPLRRVRDRLAKRGSLYVSLAEDAPTTLGRWSLSEKQQRALEALSGEDTLAVLLDSVVFDDREIYALWVSGTIELRTTPTLTLTALLGTEATPEPEALASQQEALEELQRTRDESERELAALARDREAREAEIQQLARDREARLNELDELARTRFEYERERDALAPALEEQAAELERLERARERRTRELESLAAARERHEEELAELAAARQERARQHNAMVPALEECAQELEALEEARTARARELEALARTRDEHERAIEELAQTREDHVRELEALAPALEERAREIDALAKVREEHEQELEELAVARAEHADELEHLARAVADRAQELEGLARARAERAQELEELTRTRAQETRELEALRRVRQELEREMDALARTAVDDAPTLEAVVPSAPALDALESEADTQSMAAASDEDTATMVVAAAVAQAKPEPVSEPESEPEPDVAPEIDVDLDAEDPSEPALRDDAPALVAEAPVPEPAQTEPLDRENLVVTMRELAQRLLSSDDFEVLGVGPDSSDSEVRAAHRARLDEVPEVESTTANLVLCQQADRIRVRIRAAFDNLGNAEKRRAYAMLRDEEAEDRRAQSSAERVLEGERWFRKGETHLDAKQYDQATEAFGMASHLDPEQGDYVAHLGYALYLTNPSDAVVQREALENVAKGIKLSSDQPLPYVFLGRIHKAKGEVEVAKKIFSKALLLKPDFRPAIQELRVIEMRERKGKGKGVLSRLMGG; from the coding sequence ATGCCCCCTTGGATCCTCTCGATCGACGACGGTCTGGATCTCCCTGCTTCGGTCTCCGACCGATTGCGGGAGGCGGACTGCGAACTGCGTCAGACCGCAGATCCCGAGGAGGCGATGCAGTGGGTGCACGCCGAACGGCCGGCGATGGTGCTGCTCGAGATCGAGAGCTCCCACTACGACGGGCTCGATCTCATGGCCGGGATCCGCGAAGTCGATGCGGGCGCCATTCCGGTGCTCGTCCTGACGCAACTTTCGCGCGACTCGGCAGAGCACGGAGAGGCCATCGCGCTGGGCTGCGTCGACTTCCTCACGAAGCCGGCTGCGGCGTCCGCCGTCCTGTCTCTCGTCAAGGACACGCTGCCGGAGCTCGCGATCGAAGCCGCCGGGCGCTCACGACGACCGGAAGCCGACCTCGAAGGGGACCTCGAAGACGTCCCCGTCCCCGAGCTCCTCGCGCGGCTGCGCAGGCGAACCGACACGGGTGTGCTCGGCCTCCGACGAGGAAGACGACGGGTCGCGGTGCAAGTGCGTCGTGGCGTGCCGATCGGATTGCGCATGCGGGCCCGACGCAATCCGACGAAGCCGCTCTTCGAGGCATTCGGTTGGGAAGAGGGCGAGTACCATTTCTACCGCGGGCGCGGCCTCGAGCCTCGCACGCTGCGGAAGTTCGACGTCGACCCGGTGGCGCTTCTGGCGGACGGCGTGCTCGATGCGGCGCCTTTGCGCCGCGTGCGCGATCGGTTGGCGAAGCGCGGGTCGCTCTATGTCTCCCTGGCCGAGGATGCGCCGACCACCCTTGGCCGCTGGTCGCTGAGCGAGAAGCAGCAGCGTGCGCTCGAAGCGCTGTCGGGCGAGGACACCCTTGCCGTGCTGCTCGATTCCGTCGTCTTCGACGACCGTGAAATCTACGCGCTGTGGGTGAGTGGCACGATCGAGCTGCGCACGACGCCCACCCTGACCCTCACCGCGCTGCTCGGCACGGAGGCGACGCCCGAGCCCGAAGCGCTCGCGTCCCAGCAGGAGGCGCTCGAAGAGCTGCAGCGCACGCGCGACGAGAGCGAGCGTGAGCTCGCGGCGCTGGCCCGCGACCGTGAGGCCCGCGAGGCCGAGATCCAGCAGCTCGCTCGCGACCGCGAGGCGCGGTTGAACGAACTCGACGAACTCGCCCGGACCCGATTCGAGTACGAACGCGAGCGCGACGCGCTGGCACCGGCGCTCGAGGAGCAGGCCGCGGAGCTCGAGCGCCTCGAACGCGCGCGCGAACGCCGCACCCGCGAGCTCGAGAGTCTTGCGGCGGCCCGGGAACGGCACGAGGAAGAGCTGGCGGAGCTGGCCGCAGCGCGGCAGGAGCGCGCCCGTCAGCACAACGCGATGGTGCCGGCCCTCGAAGAGTGTGCCCAGGAGCTCGAAGCCCTCGAAGAGGCGCGCACCGCGCGCGCTCGGGAACTCGAGGCCCTGGCGCGCACCCGCGATGAGCACGAGCGCGCCATCGAGGAGCTGGCGCAGACCCGCGAAGACCACGTGCGAGAGCTCGAAGCGCTCGCACCGGCCTTGGAGGAGCGCGCACGAGAGATCGACGCGCTGGCCAAGGTGCGGGAAGAGCATGAGCAGGAACTCGAGGAGCTGGCCGTTGCCCGGGCGGAGCACGCCGACGAACTCGAACACCTGGCACGCGCCGTGGCGGATCGCGCCCAGGAGCTCGAGGGCCTCGCCCGCGCCCGCGCCGAGCGCGCGCAAGAGCTCGAGGAGCTGACGCGGACTCGCGCCCAGGAGACGCGCGAGCTCGAGGCCCTGCGCCGGGTGCGCCAGGAACTCGAGCGGGAGATGGACGCGCTCGCCAGGACCGCGGTCGACGACGCGCCGACCCTCGAGGCCGTGGTGCCGAGTGCGCCCGCGCTCGACGCGTTGGAATCCGAAGCCGACACCCAGTCGATGGCGGCCGCATCCGACGAAGACACGGCCACCATGGTCGTCGCGGCGGCCGTCGCGCAGGCGAAACCGGAGCCGGTTTCCGAACCGGAATCGGAACCGGAGCCCGATGTCGCTCCCGAGATCGACGTCGACCTGGACGCCGAAGACCCGTCCGAACCCGCGCTTCGAGATGACGCGCCCGCGCTCGTGGCCGAGGCGCCGGTGCCCGAGCCGGCCCAGACGGAACCGCTGGACCGCGAGAACCTCGTCGTGACCATGCGCGAGCTGGCCCAGCGGCTGCTCTCGAGTGACGACTTCGAAGTGCTCGGGGTGGGCCCCGATTCCTCCGACAGCGAAGTGCGCGCGGCACACCGGGCTCGCCTCGACGAAGTGCCCGAGGTCGAGTCGACCACCGCCAACCTCGTGCTCTGCCAGCAGGCCGACCGGATCCGGGTGCGGATTCGCGCTGCCTTCGACAACCTGGGAAACGCGGAGAAGCGCCGCGCCTACGCGATGCTACGCGACGAGGAAGCCGAGGACCGCCGCGCCCAGTCGAGCGCCGAGCGGGTGCTCGAGGGCGAGCGCTGGTTCCGCAAGGGCGAGACCCACCTCGACGCGAAGCAGTACGACCAGGCGACCGAGGCCTTCGGAATGGCGTCGCATCTCGATCCGGAGCAGGGCGACTACGTCGCGCACCTGGGCTACGCGCTCTACCTCACCAATCCGAGCGATGCGGTCGTCCAGCGCGAGGCCCTCGAGAACGTCGCGAAGGGCATCAAACTGTCATCCGACCAGCCGCTTCCCTACGTCTTCCTCGGACGCATCCACAAGGCCAAGGGAGAAGTCGAGGTCGCGAAGAAGATCTTCTCGAAAGCACTGCTGCTGAAACCCGACTTCCGCCCTGCCATCCAGGAGCTGCGCGTCATCGAGATGCGCGAGCGCAAGGGGAAGGGCAAAGGCGTGCTTTCGCGCCTGATGGGGGGCTGA
- a CDS encoding DUF3604 domain-containing protein, whose translation MHPNWLRARPLPLWLTLGLACLSTACPGLRAQEAASDGSEAPLAISGPTPERNDDPVYAPALRTEHPDRVFWGDTHLHTRLSMDAYTFGTALGPEEAYRFAKGETVMATHGQPTRLEQPLDFLVVADHADGLGAMLALEAGDPTLLANAKLREWREILRSPDRAVRRALEGTQTARDNPKELDAERVRGPAWRALARLADAHYAPGRFTPLVGYEFTGQRGGQNLHRVVIYRDGAERAGDHLPLSPAPSGDPRRLWADLARYERETGGRVLAIPHNGNLSNGILFPLAETEFGDAMDEHYVRARARWEPVYEVTQIKGDGETHPYLSEDDAFADYETWDVGDFAGVPKEKAMLAGEYARSGLRRGLELEARFGTNPYRFGMIGSTDSHTGLATADEDNFFGKHSADMEPSPTRWKDAVGGRGEFVIPGWMMASSGYAAVWARDNTREEIWDALARREVYATTGPRIRVRFFGGWDYAAADAAASDLAAVGYAGGVPMGGVLPARSKGAPRFLVAAAKDARSAHLDRVQIVKGWIDADGRTHERVHDVAWSQPGMRKPGPDRVVPPVPSTVDVERARYTQNHGAAQLAVVWTDPDFDPKAAAFYYVRVLEIPTPRWTTYDQRVLGATLGERVPRVTQERAYSSPIWYQPESG comes from the coding sequence ATGCACCCCAACTGGCTTCGCGCTCGCCCCCTGCCTCTCTGGCTCACGCTGGGTCTTGCTTGCCTCTCCACCGCGTGCCCGGGCCTGCGTGCGCAAGAAGCGGCAAGCGACGGATCCGAAGCGCCGCTCGCCATCTCGGGTCCGACCCCGGAGCGCAACGACGATCCGGTGTACGCACCGGCACTGCGCACCGAGCACCCCGACCGCGTCTTCTGGGGCGACACGCATCTGCACACGCGTCTGTCGATGGACGCCTACACCTTCGGTACCGCCCTCGGGCCGGAGGAGGCCTACCGCTTCGCCAAGGGCGAGACGGTGATGGCCACCCACGGACAACCGACACGGCTGGAACAGCCCCTCGATTTTCTGGTCGTCGCCGACCACGCCGACGGCCTCGGTGCCATGCTCGCGCTCGAAGCCGGTGATCCCACCCTTCTGGCCAACGCGAAGCTCCGGGAGTGGCGCGAGATCCTGCGCTCTCCCGACCGGGCGGTGCGTCGCGCCCTCGAAGGAACGCAGACGGCCCGCGACAACCCGAAGGAGCTCGACGCCGAGCGCGTTCGCGGACCCGCGTGGCGCGCGCTCGCCCGTCTGGCCGACGCCCACTACGCGCCGGGCCGGTTCACACCCCTCGTTGGATACGAGTTCACGGGACAGCGCGGCGGGCAGAACCTGCACCGAGTCGTGATCTACCGCGACGGCGCCGAACGCGCGGGAGATCACCTCCCCCTCTCGCCCGCTCCCTCCGGCGATCCGCGTCGCCTCTGGGCCGACCTGGCGCGCTACGAACGCGAGACCGGCGGACGGGTGCTCGCCATCCCCCACAACGGGAACCTTTCCAACGGCATCCTCTTTCCGTTGGCCGAGACCGAGTTCGGCGATGCGATGGACGAGCACTACGTTCGCGCGCGGGCGCGCTGGGAACCGGTGTACGAGGTGACCCAGATCAAGGGTGACGGCGAGACCCATCCCTATCTCTCGGAAGACGACGCCTTCGCCGACTACGAGACCTGGGACGTCGGCGACTTCGCGGGGGTTCCGAAAGAGAAGGCGATGCTCGCGGGCGAGTATGCCCGCTCGGGGCTGCGTCGCGGCCTCGAGCTCGAAGCGCGCTTCGGCACCAATCCCTACCGCTTCGGCATGATCGGCTCGACCGATTCACACACGGGTCTGGCCACCGCGGACGAGGACAACTTCTTCGGGAAGCACAGCGCGGACATGGAGCCGTCGCCCACGCGCTGGAAGGATGCCGTGGGCGGCCGGGGCGAGTTCGTGATCCCGGGCTGGATGATGGCTTCCTCGGGCTATGCCGCGGTCTGGGCACGCGACAACACACGTGAGGAGATCTGGGATGCGCTCGCCCGACGCGAGGTCTACGCCACCACCGGGCCGCGCATTCGCGTGCGCTTCTTCGGAGGGTGGGACTACGCAGCAGCCGACGCCGCCGCATCGGACCTCGCCGCGGTGGGCTATGCGGGAGGCGTGCCCATGGGTGGCGTCCTCCCGGCACGCTCGAAGGGAGCGCCGCGCTTCCTCGTTGCCGCCGCGAAGGATGCGCGCAGCGCACATCTCGATCGGGTGCAGATCGTGAAGGGCTGGATCGACGCCGACGGCCGGACCCACGAGCGGGTCCACGACGTGGCGTGGAGTCAGCCCGGGATGCGAAAGCCAGGGCCAGATCGCGTAGTCCCGCCGGTTCCTTCGACGGTGGACGTGGAACGGGCGCGGTACACGCAGAATCACGGGGCCGCGCAGCTCGCGGTCGTGTGGACCGATCCCGACTTCGACCCAAAGGCCGCCGCGTTCTACTACGTACGTGTGCTCGAGATCCCGACGCCACGCTGGACCACCTATGACCAGCGCGTGCTCGGAGCCACCCTCGGCGAGCGGGTTCCCCGGGTGACCCAGGAACGCGCCTATTCGTCGCCCATCTGGTATCAGCCCGAGAGCGGCTAG